A genomic window from Streptomyces broussonetiae includes:
- a CDS encoding type 2 lanthipeptide synthetase LanM family protein, whose product MTETASLPTPRSAGLPLAWWAPALSLAERLAATGRPVADAASTAAGSAPWAAGDAEGFALRLAHLGVDGATAAALAAEPAERLAARAAKPGWAEYAEAALTAAPEILEETSADGTGPDVFAAVVRPLVAPAADWLAGLISGVPEVERPVWQGAFERRLTHQLVRLAARTLVHELDVARRAGRLAGSDPRERFVSFVAATGARQGLAALFAAYPVLARMLGQTALDAAAAAGELVERFEADRDELAVALLRDRAPGALAGVDLGLGDAHQGNRSVAVLRFAGGARLVYKPRPLEQHALLDDLVGWLNIRVPGPALRTARSVRRGAYGWLEFVEHRWCRSVTETDAFYRRQGALLALLYAVDGADMHYENVIACGDQPVLVDAETLLHTGLPQAMTAGADPAADALHTSVHRTCLLPHLLIGEHRALDISALGRSTDGTFPSEGLCWEDSGEDTMRVVRAPVVSPAAQNQPLPRATPAAGADHRAALLDGFRTAYTCLAEHRHQLLATDGPLMKRADSPARLIVRSTRLYATLLEESTHPSLLRDALARDSVFAVLWTESEHDEARRRLIEHETADLWRGDVPLFVHRPSGTGVRTAEGTWLPQVLPVASLPSVRAKIARMDEVDCRDQEWIISATLAARGAGSPLGRPRSELAVGPVPAVAPDGSRLLAAVCGIADEIAARAVRGGGRTNWLGLERVSGPHWAVLPMGAGLAQGYCGVALFLAQTDALAGAGRYAALAREAVRPLPVLLKALAADPELSAAAGPGAYDGLAGIVYALVRLSALLGDDLTECLPDALTALGHAAAVCPEPGPAGGTAGALAAAVAAHEATGSAQALRLADIVADRLLVRVGGPARGTAGAARDHRCPGSADGTPWDQGPAAAVGPIGFAQGSAGIGWALRRYATRRPERAVAHEAAADTLLRASLQYPNGVCTKGSWVSGCAGVAAATAHLPAAAALSARLADVGVSPDLSLGHGTLGTLEALAVLAERGDATAAGALSRRTGQVLAVVEAQSHRCATPDHVPSPGLLTGLSGIGYGLLRLAHPETVPSVLLLGQPGH is encoded by the coding sequence GTGACTGAGACCGCCAGCCTCCCCACTCCACGGAGCGCCGGCCTACCGCTCGCGTGGTGGGCCCCGGCGCTGTCCCTCGCGGAACGGCTCGCCGCCACCGGACGTCCGGTGGCGGATGCCGCTTCCACCGCCGCCGGGTCCGCCCCCTGGGCCGCCGGGGACGCGGAGGGCTTCGCGCTGCGGCTGGCCCACCTCGGAGTGGACGGTGCCACGGCGGCGGCCCTCGCGGCGGAGCCTGCCGAGAGGCTCGCGGCCCGGGCGGCGAAGCCCGGTTGGGCGGAGTACGCCGAAGCTGCCCTGACCGCGGCGCCCGAGATCCTGGAGGAAACGAGCGCGGACGGCACGGGTCCGGATGTCTTCGCCGCCGTCGTACGACCGCTCGTCGCACCGGCGGCGGACTGGCTGGCCGGTCTGATATCGGGCGTCCCGGAGGTCGAACGGCCTGTGTGGCAGGGCGCGTTCGAGCGCCGTCTGACGCACCAGCTGGTCCGGCTGGCCGCGCGGACCCTGGTCCACGAACTCGACGTCGCCCGGCGCGCCGGGCGCCTCGCCGGTTCGGACCCGCGCGAGCGGTTCGTCTCCTTCGTCGCCGCGACGGGCGCCCGGCAGGGCCTGGCGGCGCTGTTCGCCGCCTACCCGGTGCTGGCCCGGATGCTGGGGCAGACGGCACTGGATGCGGCGGCCGCGGCGGGCGAACTGGTGGAGCGCTTCGAGGCGGACAGGGACGAGTTGGCCGTCGCTCTCCTTCGGGACCGCGCCCCGGGTGCGCTGGCCGGGGTCGACCTGGGTCTCGGCGACGCCCACCAGGGCAACCGGTCGGTCGCGGTCCTGCGCTTCGCGGGCGGCGCCCGGCTCGTCTACAAGCCCCGGCCGCTGGAGCAGCACGCTCTGCTCGACGATCTGGTGGGCTGGCTCAACATCAGGGTGCCCGGGCCGGCACTGCGCACCGCGCGCAGCGTGCGCCGGGGTGCGTACGGCTGGCTGGAGTTCGTGGAGCACCGCTGGTGCCGGTCGGTGACCGAGACGGACGCCTTCTACCGGCGTCAGGGCGCGCTGCTGGCCCTGCTGTACGCGGTGGACGGCGCCGACATGCACTACGAGAACGTGATCGCCTGCGGTGACCAGCCGGTGCTGGTGGACGCCGAAACCCTGCTGCACACCGGGCTTCCGCAGGCCATGACGGCCGGCGCCGACCCGGCGGCGGACGCCCTGCACACCTCCGTGCACCGCACCTGTCTGCTGCCCCATCTGCTGATCGGCGAGCACCGCGCGCTCGACATCTCCGCGCTCGGCCGGTCCACCGACGGCACGTTCCCGAGCGAGGGCCTGTGCTGGGAGGACAGCGGCGAGGACACGATGCGGGTGGTACGCGCCCCGGTGGTCAGCCCGGCGGCGCAGAACCAGCCCCTGCCCCGGGCGACGCCGGCGGCGGGCGCCGACCACCGGGCGGCCCTGCTGGACGGCTTCCGGACCGCCTACACGTGCCTCGCCGAGCACCGTCACCAACTCCTTGCCACAGACGGCCCGTTGATGAAGCGTGCCGACAGTCCGGCCCGGCTCATCGTTCGTTCCACGCGTCTGTACGCGACGCTGCTGGAGGAGTCCACCCATCCGTCCCTGCTCCGGGACGCACTCGCCCGGGACAGCGTGTTCGCGGTGCTGTGGACCGAGTCCGAGCACGACGAGGCGCGGCGGCGGCTCATCGAGCACGAGACGGCCGACCTGTGGCGTGGGGATGTACCCCTGTTCGTGCATCGGCCGTCCGGCACGGGGGTCCGGACGGCCGAGGGCACCTGGCTGCCGCAGGTCCTGCCCGTGGCGAGCCTGCCCTCGGTCCGGGCGAAGATCGCCCGCATGGACGAGGTCGACTGCCGCGACCAGGAGTGGATCATCTCGGCCACGCTGGCGGCGCGGGGCGCCGGTTCGCCGCTGGGGCGGCCCAGGTCCGAACTCGCGGTCGGGCCGGTACCGGCGGTCGCGCCCGACGGCTCGCGGCTGCTGGCGGCCGTGTGCGGGATCGCCGACGAGATCGCCGCACGCGCGGTGCGGGGTGGCGGCCGGACCAACTGGCTCGGCCTGGAACGGGTTTCCGGGCCGCACTGGGCGGTGCTGCCGATGGGCGCGGGGCTGGCGCAGGGCTACTGCGGGGTCGCGCTCTTCCTGGCCCAGACGGACGCGCTGGCCGGGGCCGGCCGGTACGCGGCGCTGGCCCGCGAGGCGGTCCGGCCGCTACCCGTCCTGCTCAAGGCGCTGGCCGCCGATCCCGAGCTGAGCGCGGCGGCCGGGCCCGGCGCCTACGACGGGCTCGCCGGCATCGTGTACGCGCTGGTGCGGCTGTCGGCGCTGCTCGGGGACGATCTGACGGAATGCCTGCCGGACGCACTCACGGCGCTCGGTCACGCCGCCGCCGTCTGCCCCGAGCCGGGGCCGGCCGGTGGCACGGCCGGAGCACTGGCCGCGGCCGTGGCGGCCCACGAGGCGACCGGGTCGGCGCAGGCACTGCGGCTGGCGGACATCGTCGCGGACCGACTGCTGGTCAGGGTGGGCGGACCGGCGAGGGGCACGGCCGGTGCCGCGCGGGACCACCGGTGCCCCGGGAGCGCGGACGGCACCCCGTGGGACCAGGGTCCCGCAGCCGCCGTCGGCCCGATCGGTTTCGCGCAGGGCTCGGCGGGCATCGGCTGGGCACTGCGCCGCTATGCCACCCGGCGCCCGGAGCGCGCCGTCGCGCACGAGGCTGCGGCGGACACCCTGCTGCGCGCCTCGCTCCAGTACCCGAACGGCGTGTGCACGAAAGGCTCCTGGGTCTCCGGGTGCGCCGGAGTGGCCGCCGCCACGGCCCATCTGCCCGCTGCCGCCGCGCTGTCGGCCCGGCTCGCGGATGTCGGCGTAAGCCCGGACCTCAGCCTCGGACACGGCACGCTGGGCACGCTGGAGGCCCTGGCCGTGCTCGCCGAGCGCGGGGACGCGACCGCCGCCGGCGCGCTGAGCCGGCGGACCGGCCAGGTGCTCGCCGTCGTCGAGGCGCAGAGCCACCGCTGCGCCACCCCCGACCACGTCCCCTCCCCCGGGCTGCTGACCGGACTGTCCGGTATCGGCTACGGGCTACTCCGCCTCGCCCATCCCGAGACCGTGCCCTCCGTCCTGCTCCTGGGACAGCCCGGCCACTGA